The Bombus fervidus isolate BK054 chromosome 6, iyBomFerv1, whole genome shotgun sequence genome contains a region encoding:
- the Twy gene encoding fas-binding factor 1 twitchy isoform X4 yields MYVSLEVIFEKYIFQKYNIDLFKKFVAKFKNSNEDDLLTDLLSDEEISVKEEKNLFTSNIKSNLMEDLFKIKNPVTSTNIRPNNELGFHFEEAEANQLSSQKLPDYSISENNFASQNESIKDRNTQKLKNVSQNEEDILTSLLDKSDVIDKTRRPSLKEHLFENQSNLSNVMDSIIPKNNKKIELETMAQSTNTIHESKLDTTNVSTRSFTKESRRGRRNTKIVNDPLGLLSADLFLDQSPELVSNGNVPPKNSIIQNTKTEKDLPEWLGGSKKLEDKKSEIRMEAIAEIDKIDTSKQNVEIHDANSAINLKTSGANVLGDASIFPEHFTLLYSTQLNQQNALVNMQQQEHELRTAAILSQQNEQLNKISSAQHSMLHNQEEQFNALLKLQFEKQLLLEKQIKMQQERINQYINVLMTQPGSVSSTTSIYTSCKSDLCEEEKKFVNEIKEMKDIIKRLEGEKSKLENKLSTIDEKYNNEISFQAEFYERQISFLKDSITKSEERVKQEIEYLETDYITKFEKLRDEKLQLENQCKEEIHNLKVKYFIPLIISNKHAQHIEELCKLHSENVTLLQREYYNIIESISKAKQIEAQMIETVTTRKTDIEDILEKANVIIEGMVKNKNRLEIKHNEIMESEANILKLQEDDIKAQKHELKYQNSVLEEHRNKFIKTTEKFDAHLTQLITELQKQSTLYTQATETLQKKTTNLLREKELFEEKMKWERDYMQALKEAWVKEQEKQLKLLAEEKEVIAIEKTHLEVLNKLKSNSGETIKVELETAIKTAQDANASARREKLKWEEKINELNVYKQILQDKENLLILHAKELEYLTQSALTKKEEGVKALKNAKHLENQNKEKFNQLQIQIQALMEREKKVATERYNVTKDKIKGVLSAYETERPERDVSHNFQNEIISSSGIQSKSEITTELMSIVDPNLIMLKLNINDDFKSINKYM; encoded by the exons ATGTATGTGAGTTTAGaagttatttttgaaaaatatatctttcaaaaatataatattgatttgtttaaaaaatttgtagcaAAATTCAAGA ATTCTAATGAGGATGATTTATTAACTGATTTGTTATCTGATGAAGAAATTTctgtaaaagaagaaaagaatctgTTTACATCTAATATCAAAAGTAACTTGATGGAAGatcttttcaaaataaaaaatccagTTACATCTACAAATATTAGACCAAATAATGAATTGGGGTTTCATTTTGAGGAAGCAGAAGCTAATCAGTTGTCTTCACAGAAACTACCTGATTACTCaatttctgaaaataattttgcttcTCAAAATGAATCAATCAAAGACAGAAACACACAAAAGTTGAAAAATGTATCTCAAAATGAAGAGGATATTTTAACAAGCTTACTTGATAAATCTGATGTAATAGATAAAACAAGGAGACCGTCTTTAAAAGagcatttatttgaaaatcaatCTAATTTATCAAATGTTATGGATTCTATCATTcctaaaaataataagaaaatagaattagaAACTATGGCTCAGTCTACAAATACTATACATGAATCAAAATTGGATACTACTAATGTATCGACTAGATCTTTTACAAAAGAATCTCGTAGAGGTagaagaaatacaaaaatcgTGAATGATCCCCTTGGTTTGCTATCAGCTGATTTATTTCTGGATCAAAGTCCTGAATtg gTATCAAATGGAAATGTACCACCTAAGAAttctattatacaaaataccaaaacagaaaaagattTACCAGAATGGTTAGGTGGTTCaaaaaaattagaagataaaaaatcaGAAATAAGAATGGAAGCAATAGctgaaattgataaaatagatACTTCTAAACAAAATGTTGAAATTCACGATGCAAACAGtgcaataaatttgaaaacatCTGGTGCAAATGTTTTAGGAGATGCATCTATTTTTCCAGAACATTTTACACTGTTATATAGTACACAATTAAACCAACAAAATGCACTTGTAAATATGCAACAACAAGAACATGAATTAAGAACAGCAGCAATACTTTCTCAACAAAAcgaacaattaaataaaatatcaagtgCTCAACATTCCATGCTGCATAATCAAGAGGAACAATTTAATGCTCTTCTAAAActacaatttgaaaaacaacTTTTATTggagaaacaaataaaaatgcaGCAAGAACGTATTAATCAATATATTAAT gTTTTGATGACACAGCCAGGATCAGTATCAAGTACTACATCAATTTATACAAGTTGCAAATCGGATTTATgtgaagaggaaaagaagtttgtaaatgaaataaaagaaatgaaagatataataaaaagactGGAAGgagaaaaatcaaaattagaGAATAAATTATCTACCATAgatgaaaaatacaataatgaaatatcatttcaaGCAGAGTTTTATGA aagacaaatttcatttttaaaggATTCAATAACAAAATCAGAAGAAAGAGTTAAACaggaaatagaatatttagaaacagattatataacaaaatttgaaaagttaagagatgaaaaattacaactAGAAAATCAATGCAAAGAAGAAATTCATAATCTAaaggttaaatattttattccacttattatatct aACAAACATGCTCAACACATAGAAGAACTTTGTAAACTACATTCTGAAAATGTAACACTATTGCAAAgggaatattataatataatagaaagtaTATCTAAAGCTAAGCAAATAGAAGCTCAAATGATAGAAACTGTGACAACTCGGAAGACTGATATAGAGGATATATTAGAAAAAGCTAATGTTATTATTGAGGGTatggtaaaaaataaaaatagattagAAATTAAACATAATGAAATAATGGAATCTGAagcaaacattttaaaattacagGAAGATGACATAAAAG ctCAAAAAcatgaattaaaatatcaaaatagtgTCTTAGAAGAACatcgtaataaatttataaaaacaacaGAGAAATTTGATGCTCATCTTACACAACTCATAACTGAACTTCAAAAACAAAGTACATTATATACTCAAGCAACAGAAACACTTCAGAAAAAAACAACAAATCTATTGcgagaaaaagaattatttgagGAAAAAATGAAGTGGGAACGAGACTATATGCAG GCATTAAAAGAAGCCTGGGTAAAAGAACAAgagaaacaattaaaattgcttgcagaagaaaaagaagtaatAGCAATTGAAAAAACACACTTAGAAGttttaaacaaattgaaaagtaaTAGTGGTGAAACTATTAAAGTAGAG TTGGAAACTGCTATTAAAACTGCACAGGACGCAAATGCATCTGCTAgacgagaaaaattaaaatgggaagaaaaaattaatgagCTTAATGTTTATAAGCAAATTCTACAAGATAAGGAAAATTTACTCATTTTACATGCCAAAGAACTTGAATATCTTACGcag tCGGCTTTAactaaaaaggaagaaggagtaaaagctttaaaaaatgcaaaacatttagaaaatcagaataaagaaaaatttaatcagCTACAAATACAAATTCAAGCATTgatggaaagagaaaaaaaagttgCAACTGAAAGATATAATGTTACAAa aGATAAAATTAAGGGAGTTTTATCTGCTTATGAAACTGAAAGACCAGAAAGGGATGTTTCACATAATTTTCAGAATGAGATAATATCTTCCTCTGGAATACAATCGAAATCTGAGATCACTACAGAATTAAtg AGTATTGTAGATCcaaatttaattatgttaaaattaaacattaatgATGACTTTAAatctattaataaatacatgtaA
- the Twy gene encoding fas-binding factor 1 twitchy isoform X1 encodes MLFCSKMVDRSETSNANLEDITKALEDMDSLDIKLFNDTFKNSNSNSVLKDFNIQSDGEIKKKVIFKDSNEDDLLTDLLSDEEISVKEEKNLFTSNIKSNLMEDLFKIKNPVTSTNIRPNNELGFHFEEAEANQLSSQKLPDYSISENNFASQNESIKDRNTQKLKNVSQNEEDILTSLLDKSDVIDKTRRPSLKEHLFENQSNLSNVMDSIIPKNNKKIELETMAQSTNTIHESKLDTTNVSTRSFTKESRRGRRNTKIVNDPLGLLSADLFLDQSPELVSNGNVPPKNSIIQNTKTEKDLPEWLGGSKKLEDKKSEIRMEAIAEIDKIDTSKQNVEIHDANSAINLKTSGANVLGDASIFPEHFTLLYSTQLNQQNALVNMQQQEHELRTAAILSQQNEQLNKISSAQHSMLHNQEEQFNALLKLQFEKQLLLEKQIKMQQERINQYINVLMTQPGSVSSTTSIYTSCKSDLCEEEKKFVNEIKEMKDIIKRLEGEKSKLENKLSTIDEKYNNEISFQAEFYERQISFLKDSITKSEERVKQEIEYLETDYITKFEKLRDEKLQLENQCKEEIHNLKVKYFIPLIISNKHAQHIEELCKLHSENVTLLQREYYNIIESISKAKQIEAQMIETVTTRKTDIEDILEKANVIIEGMVKNKNRLEIKHNEIMESEANILKLQEDDIKAQKHELKYQNSVLEEHRNKFIKTTEKFDAHLTQLITELQKQSTLYTQATETLQKKTTNLLREKELFEEKMKWERDYMQALKEAWVKEQEKQLKLLAEEKEVIAIEKTHLEVLNKLKSNSGETIKVELETAIKTAQDANASARREKLKWEEKINELNVYKQILQDKENLLILHAKELEYLTQSALTKKEEGVKALKNAKHLENQNKEKFNQLQIQIQALMEREKKVATERYNVTKDKIKGVLSAYETERPERDVSHNFQNEIISSSGIQSKSEITTELMSIVDPNLIMLKLNINDDFKSINKYM; translated from the exons ATGTTGTTTTGTTCAAAA ATGGTTGATCGCTCTGAAACTTCAAATGCAAATTTAGAAGATATTACAAAAGCATTAGAAGATATGGACAGtttagatataaaattatttaatgacacatttaaaaattcaaattccaacagtgttctcaaagattttaatatacaatctgatggagaaattaaaaaaaaagttatatttaaag ATTCTAATGAGGATGATTTATTAACTGATTTGTTATCTGATGAAGAAATTTctgtaaaagaagaaaagaatctgTTTACATCTAATATCAAAAGTAACTTGATGGAAGatcttttcaaaataaaaaatccagTTACATCTACAAATATTAGACCAAATAATGAATTGGGGTTTCATTTTGAGGAAGCAGAAGCTAATCAGTTGTCTTCACAGAAACTACCTGATTACTCaatttctgaaaataattttgcttcTCAAAATGAATCAATCAAAGACAGAAACACACAAAAGTTGAAAAATGTATCTCAAAATGAAGAGGATATTTTAACAAGCTTACTTGATAAATCTGATGTAATAGATAAAACAAGGAGACCGTCTTTAAAAGagcatttatttgaaaatcaatCTAATTTATCAAATGTTATGGATTCTATCATTcctaaaaataataagaaaatagaattagaAACTATGGCTCAGTCTACAAATACTATACATGAATCAAAATTGGATACTACTAATGTATCGACTAGATCTTTTACAAAAGAATCTCGTAGAGGTagaagaaatacaaaaatcgTGAATGATCCCCTTGGTTTGCTATCAGCTGATTTATTTCTGGATCAAAGTCCTGAATtg gTATCAAATGGAAATGTACCACCTAAGAAttctattatacaaaataccaaaacagaaaaagattTACCAGAATGGTTAGGTGGTTCaaaaaaattagaagataaaaaatcaGAAATAAGAATGGAAGCAATAGctgaaattgataaaatagatACTTCTAAACAAAATGTTGAAATTCACGATGCAAACAGtgcaataaatttgaaaacatCTGGTGCAAATGTTTTAGGAGATGCATCTATTTTTCCAGAACATTTTACACTGTTATATAGTACACAATTAAACCAACAAAATGCACTTGTAAATATGCAACAACAAGAACATGAATTAAGAACAGCAGCAATACTTTCTCAACAAAAcgaacaattaaataaaatatcaagtgCTCAACATTCCATGCTGCATAATCAAGAGGAACAATTTAATGCTCTTCTAAAActacaatttgaaaaacaacTTTTATTggagaaacaaataaaaatgcaGCAAGAACGTATTAATCAATATATTAAT gTTTTGATGACACAGCCAGGATCAGTATCAAGTACTACATCAATTTATACAAGTTGCAAATCGGATTTATgtgaagaggaaaagaagtttgtaaatgaaataaaagaaatgaaagatataataaaaagactGGAAGgagaaaaatcaaaattagaGAATAAATTATCTACCATAgatgaaaaatacaataatgaaatatcatttcaaGCAGAGTTTTATGA aagacaaatttcatttttaaaggATTCAATAACAAAATCAGAAGAAAGAGTTAAACaggaaatagaatatttagaaacagattatataacaaaatttgaaaagttaagagatgaaaaattacaactAGAAAATCAATGCAAAGAAGAAATTCATAATCTAaaggttaaatattttattccacttattatatct aACAAACATGCTCAACACATAGAAGAACTTTGTAAACTACATTCTGAAAATGTAACACTATTGCAAAgggaatattataatataatagaaagtaTATCTAAAGCTAAGCAAATAGAAGCTCAAATGATAGAAACTGTGACAACTCGGAAGACTGATATAGAGGATATATTAGAAAAAGCTAATGTTATTATTGAGGGTatggtaaaaaataaaaatagattagAAATTAAACATAATGAAATAATGGAATCTGAagcaaacattttaaaattacagGAAGATGACATAAAAG ctCAAAAAcatgaattaaaatatcaaaatagtgTCTTAGAAGAACatcgtaataaatttataaaaacaacaGAGAAATTTGATGCTCATCTTACACAACTCATAACTGAACTTCAAAAACAAAGTACATTATATACTCAAGCAACAGAAACACTTCAGAAAAAAACAACAAATCTATTGcgagaaaaagaattatttgagGAAAAAATGAAGTGGGAACGAGACTATATGCAG GCATTAAAAGAAGCCTGGGTAAAAGAACAAgagaaacaattaaaattgcttgcagaagaaaaagaagtaatAGCAATTGAAAAAACACACTTAGAAGttttaaacaaattgaaaagtaaTAGTGGTGAAACTATTAAAGTAGAG TTGGAAACTGCTATTAAAACTGCACAGGACGCAAATGCATCTGCTAgacgagaaaaattaaaatgggaagaaaaaattaatgagCTTAATGTTTATAAGCAAATTCTACAAGATAAGGAAAATTTACTCATTTTACATGCCAAAGAACTTGAATATCTTACGcag tCGGCTTTAactaaaaaggaagaaggagtaaaagctttaaaaaatgcaaaacatttagaaaatcagaataaagaaaaatttaatcagCTACAAATACAAATTCAAGCATTgatggaaagagaaaaaaaagttgCAACTGAAAGATATAATGTTACAAa aGATAAAATTAAGGGAGTTTTATCTGCTTATGAAACTGAAAGACCAGAAAGGGATGTTTCACATAATTTTCAGAATGAGATAATATCTTCCTCTGGAATACAATCGAAATCTGAGATCACTACAGAATTAAtg AGTATTGTAGATCcaaatttaattatgttaaaattaaacattaatgATGACTTTAAatctattaataaatacatgtaA
- the Twy gene encoding fas-binding factor 1 twitchy isoform X3 — translation MLFCSKMVDRSETSNANLEDITKALEDMDSLDIKLFNDTFKNSNSNSVLKDFNIQSDGEIKKKVIFKDSNEDDLLTDLLSDEEISVKEEKNLFTSNIKSNLMEDLFKIKNPVTSTNIRPNNELGFHFEEAEANQLSSQKLPDYSISENNFASQNESIKDRNTQKLKNVSQNEEDILTSLLDKSDVIDKTRRPSLKEHLFENQSNLSNVMDSIIPKNNKKIELETMAQSTNTIHESKLDTTNVSTRSFTKESRRGRRNTKIVNDPLGLLSADLFLDQSPELVSNGNVPPKNSIIQNTKTEKDLPEWLGGSKKLEDKKSEIRMEAIAEIDKIDTSKQNVEIHDANSAINLKTSGANVLGDASIFPEHFTLLYSTQLNQQNALVNMQQQEHELRTAAILSQQNEQLNKISSAQHSMLHNQEEQFNALLKLQFEKQLLLEKQIKMQQERINQYINVLMTQPGSVSSTTSIYTSCKSDLCEEEKKFVNEIKEMKDIIKRLEGEKSKLENKLSTIDEKYNNEISFQAEFYERQISFLKDSITKSEERVKQEIEYLETDYITKFEKLRDEKLQLENQCKEEIHNLKNKHAQHIEELCKLHSENVTLLQREYYNIIESISKAKQIEAQMIETVTTRKTDIEDILEKANVIIEGMVKNKNRLEIKHNEIMESEANILKLQEDDIKAQKHELKYQNSVLEEHRNKFIKTTEKFDAHLTQLITELQKQSTLYTQATETLQKKTTNLLREKELFEEKMKWERDYMQALKEAWVKEQEKQLKLLAEEKEVIAIEKTHLEVLNKLKSNSGETIKVELETAIKTAQDANASARREKLKWEEKINELNVYKQILQDKENLLILHAKELEYLTQSALTKKEEGVKALKNAKHLENQNKEKFNQLQIQIQALMEREKKVATERYNVTKDKIKGVLSAYETERPERDVSHNFQNEIISSSGIQSKSEITTELMSIVDPNLIMLKLNINDDFKSINKYM, via the exons ATGTTGTTTTGTTCAAAA ATGGTTGATCGCTCTGAAACTTCAAATGCAAATTTAGAAGATATTACAAAAGCATTAGAAGATATGGACAGtttagatataaaattatttaatgacacatttaaaaattcaaattccaacagtgttctcaaagattttaatatacaatctgatggagaaattaaaaaaaaagttatatttaaag ATTCTAATGAGGATGATTTATTAACTGATTTGTTATCTGATGAAGAAATTTctgtaaaagaagaaaagaatctgTTTACATCTAATATCAAAAGTAACTTGATGGAAGatcttttcaaaataaaaaatccagTTACATCTACAAATATTAGACCAAATAATGAATTGGGGTTTCATTTTGAGGAAGCAGAAGCTAATCAGTTGTCTTCACAGAAACTACCTGATTACTCaatttctgaaaataattttgcttcTCAAAATGAATCAATCAAAGACAGAAACACACAAAAGTTGAAAAATGTATCTCAAAATGAAGAGGATATTTTAACAAGCTTACTTGATAAATCTGATGTAATAGATAAAACAAGGAGACCGTCTTTAAAAGagcatttatttgaaaatcaatCTAATTTATCAAATGTTATGGATTCTATCATTcctaaaaataataagaaaatagaattagaAACTATGGCTCAGTCTACAAATACTATACATGAATCAAAATTGGATACTACTAATGTATCGACTAGATCTTTTACAAAAGAATCTCGTAGAGGTagaagaaatacaaaaatcgTGAATGATCCCCTTGGTTTGCTATCAGCTGATTTATTTCTGGATCAAAGTCCTGAATtg gTATCAAATGGAAATGTACCACCTAAGAAttctattatacaaaataccaaaacagaaaaagattTACCAGAATGGTTAGGTGGTTCaaaaaaattagaagataaaaaatcaGAAATAAGAATGGAAGCAATAGctgaaattgataaaatagatACTTCTAAACAAAATGTTGAAATTCACGATGCAAACAGtgcaataaatttgaaaacatCTGGTGCAAATGTTTTAGGAGATGCATCTATTTTTCCAGAACATTTTACACTGTTATATAGTACACAATTAAACCAACAAAATGCACTTGTAAATATGCAACAACAAGAACATGAATTAAGAACAGCAGCAATACTTTCTCAACAAAAcgaacaattaaataaaatatcaagtgCTCAACATTCCATGCTGCATAATCAAGAGGAACAATTTAATGCTCTTCTAAAActacaatttgaaaaacaacTTTTATTggagaaacaaataaaaatgcaGCAAGAACGTATTAATCAATATATTAAT gTTTTGATGACACAGCCAGGATCAGTATCAAGTACTACATCAATTTATACAAGTTGCAAATCGGATTTATgtgaagaggaaaagaagtttgtaaatgaaataaaagaaatgaaagatataataaaaagactGGAAGgagaaaaatcaaaattagaGAATAAATTATCTACCATAgatgaaaaatacaataatgaaatatcatttcaaGCAGAGTTTTATGA aagacaaatttcatttttaaaggATTCAATAACAAAATCAGAAGAAAGAGTTAAACaggaaatagaatatttagaaacagattatataacaaaatttgaaaagttaagagatgaaaaattacaactAGAAAATCAATGCAAAGAAGAAATTCATAATCTAaag aACAAACATGCTCAACACATAGAAGAACTTTGTAAACTACATTCTGAAAATGTAACACTATTGCAAAgggaatattataatataatagaaagtaTATCTAAAGCTAAGCAAATAGAAGCTCAAATGATAGAAACTGTGACAACTCGGAAGACTGATATAGAGGATATATTAGAAAAAGCTAATGTTATTATTGAGGGTatggtaaaaaataaaaatagattagAAATTAAACATAATGAAATAATGGAATCTGAagcaaacattttaaaattacagGAAGATGACATAAAAG ctCAAAAAcatgaattaaaatatcaaaatagtgTCTTAGAAGAACatcgtaataaatttataaaaacaacaGAGAAATTTGATGCTCATCTTACACAACTCATAACTGAACTTCAAAAACAAAGTACATTATATACTCAAGCAACAGAAACACTTCAGAAAAAAACAACAAATCTATTGcgagaaaaagaattatttgagGAAAAAATGAAGTGGGAACGAGACTATATGCAG GCATTAAAAGAAGCCTGGGTAAAAGAACAAgagaaacaattaaaattgcttgcagaagaaaaagaagtaatAGCAATTGAAAAAACACACTTAGAAGttttaaacaaattgaaaagtaaTAGTGGTGAAACTATTAAAGTAGAG TTGGAAACTGCTATTAAAACTGCACAGGACGCAAATGCATCTGCTAgacgagaaaaattaaaatgggaagaaaaaattaatgagCTTAATGTTTATAAGCAAATTCTACAAGATAAGGAAAATTTACTCATTTTACATGCCAAAGAACTTGAATATCTTACGcag tCGGCTTTAactaaaaaggaagaaggagtaaaagctttaaaaaatgcaaaacatttagaaaatcagaataaagaaaaatttaatcagCTACAAATACAAATTCAAGCATTgatggaaagagaaaaaaaagttgCAACTGAAAGATATAATGTTACAAa aGATAAAATTAAGGGAGTTTTATCTGCTTATGAAACTGAAAGACCAGAAAGGGATGTTTCACATAATTTTCAGAATGAGATAATATCTTCCTCTGGAATACAATCGAAATCTGAGATCACTACAGAATTAAtg AGTATTGTAGATCcaaatttaattatgttaaaattaaacattaatgATGACTTTAAatctattaataaatacatgtaA